A single Bosea sp. PAMC 26642 DNA region contains:
- a CDS encoding DHA2 family efflux MFS transporter permease subunit, which translates to MATATLSGASPAEDAIPRRRIFAFIAMVFGMFMAILDIQIVSASLAEIQAGLSASSDEIAWVQTAYLIAEVIMIPLSGYLSRALSTRVFFSIAAAGFTVASVLCAMSSSINEMILWRAVQGFIGGGMIPGVFAAAFTIFPPSKRPIVSPIIGLVATLAPTIGPTVGGYLSSAFSWHWLFLVNVVPGICVSIAAWTLIDFDKPQPGLLKRFDWWGLASMAAFLGSLEYVLEEGTRLDWFESHEIVFFSFVMIAGAALFFWRALTRDDPLVDLYAFTNRNFAFGSLFSFCMGIGLYALTYLYPVYLGRIRGYDALQIGETMFITGLCMFLTAPIAGKLSQKLDPRFMMMIGFGGFALGTYLAHFITADWDFHELLVPQILRGVSLMLCMVPINNLALGTLPPSQLKNASGLYNLTRNLGGAVGLALINTMLNTRTDLHITRLHEMVAAGRQVAEEAIASTAQRFLDYGDAAQEMALAVINQRAHKQALIMAFGDVFLGLTFIFASLVLLALFMRKPPAAAPAGAGH; encoded by the coding sequence ATGGCCACCGCGACCCTGTCCGGCGCCTCGCCGGCCGAAGACGCCATTCCCAGACGCCGGATCTTCGCCTTCATCGCGATGGTCTTCGGCATGTTCATGGCGATCCTCGACATCCAGATCGTCTCGGCTTCGCTCGCCGAAATCCAGGCCGGCCTGTCGGCCTCGTCCGACGAGATCGCCTGGGTGCAGACGGCCTATCTGATCGCGGAAGTGATCATGATCCCGCTGTCGGGCTATCTGAGCCGGGCGCTGTCGACCCGCGTCTTCTTCTCGATCGCGGCTGCGGGCTTCACCGTCGCCAGCGTGCTCTGCGCCATGTCGTCCTCGATCAACGAGATGATCCTGTGGCGCGCCGTGCAGGGCTTCATCGGCGGCGGCATGATTCCAGGCGTGTTCGCGGCCGCCTTCACCATCTTCCCGCCGTCGAAGCGGCCGATCGTCTCGCCGATCATCGGGCTGGTGGCGACGCTGGCGCCGACGATCGGACCCACGGTCGGCGGCTATCTCAGCAGCGCCTTTTCCTGGCACTGGCTCTTCCTGGTCAATGTCGTGCCTGGCATCTGCGTCTCGATCGCGGCCTGGACGCTGATCGATTTCGACAAGCCGCAGCCGGGCCTGCTCAAGCGCTTCGACTGGTGGGGGCTCGCCAGCATGGCCGCCTTCCTCGGCAGCCTCGAATATGTGCTGGAAGAAGGCACCCGGCTCGACTGGTTCGAGAGCCACGAGATCGTGTTCTTCTCCTTCGTCATGATCGCAGGCGCGGCGCTGTTCTTCTGGCGGGCGCTGACGCGCGACGACCCCCTGGTCGATCTCTATGCCTTCACCAACCGCAACTTCGCCTTCGGCTCGCTGTTCTCGTTCTGCATGGGCATCGGGCTCTACGCACTGACCTATCTCTATCCGGTCTATCTCGGACGCATCCGCGGCTATGACGCGCTGCAGATCGGCGAGACCATGTTCATCACCGGCCTGTGCATGTTCCTGACCGCGCCGATCGCGGGCAAACTCTCGCAGAAGCTCGACCCGCGCTTCATGATGATGATCGGCTTCGGCGGCTTCGCGTTGGGCACCTATCTGGCGCATTTCATCACGGCCGACTGGGATTTCCACGAATTGCTAGTCCCGCAGATCCTGCGTGGCGTCTCGCTGATGCTGTGCATGGTGCCGATCAACAACCTCGCGCTCGGCACGCTGCCGCCCAGCCAGCTCAAGAACGCGTCGGGCCTCTACAACCTGACACGCAATCTCGGCGGCGCGGTCGGGCTCGCGCTGATCAACACGATGCTGAACACGCGTACCGACCTTCACATCACAAGGTTGCACGAGATGGTCGCCGCCGGCCGGCAGGTGGCGGAGGAGGCGATTGCCAGCACCGCGCAGCGCTTCCTGGATTATGGCGACGCGGCGCAGGAGATGGCGCTCGCCGTGATCAACCAGCGCGCCCACAAGCAGGCGCTGATCATGGCTTTCGGAGACGTGTTCCTCGGCCTGACCTTTATCTTCGCCAGCCTCGTCCTGCTGGCCCTCTTCATGAGAAAGCCGCCGGCGGCGGCACCCGCCGGTGCGGGACATTGA
- the irrA gene encoding iron response transcriptional regulator IrrA produces MSVSSVKEFGQARIAADHIPWPQKTPASCPISAVKARLRTAGLRPTRQRMALGWLLFAKGDRHVSAEMLYEEAIRAREPLSLATVYNTLRQFSEAGLLRQVSVSGPKTFFDTNVSEHHHFYNEEDETVIDIPGSTIQVAGLPEAPEGMTISSVEVIVRLRRADGQETEMRVAGGHHA; encoded by the coding sequence ATGAGCGTTTCGTCCGTCAAGGAATTCGGCCAGGCCCGCATCGCCGCGGATCATATTCCGTGGCCGCAGAAAACTCCGGCCTCCTGCCCGATCAGCGCCGTCAAGGCCCGGCTGCGCACCGCCGGCCTGCGGCCGACCCGCCAGCGCATGGCGCTCGGCTGGCTGCTTTTCGCCAAGGGCGACCGTCACGTCAGCGCCGAGATGCTCTATGAGGAGGCGATCCGCGCCCGCGAACCGCTTTCGCTGGCGACCGTCTACAATACGCTGCGCCAGTTTTCGGAAGCCGGGCTGCTGCGCCAGGTCTCCGTCTCGGGACCGAAGACCTTCTTCGACACCAACGTCTCCGAGCATCATCATTTCTACAATGAGGAAGACGAGACGGTCATCGATATTCCCGGCTCGACGATCCAGGTCGCGGGCCTGCCCGAGGCTCCCGAAGGCATGACGATCTCCTCGGTCGAGGTGATCGTGAGGCTGCGCCGCGCCGATGGCCAGGAAACCGAGATGCGCGTGGCCGGGGGGCATCACGCGTGA
- the bfr gene encoding bacterioferritin: MKGDKKVIEYLNKGLRSELTAISQYWLHYRILDNWGLKEMAKTWRKESIEEMVHADRFTDRILFLEGFPNMQTLDALRIGENVKEVIECDLKAEIEARSLYQEAASYCREVGDYPSEDLFKALMKDEEGHIDFLETQLELIGRIGIELYTQKHIGHLDEGH; this comes from the coding sequence ATGAAGGGTGACAAGAAGGTCATCGAATATCTCAACAAGGGGCTTCGCTCGGAGCTCACCGCCATCAGCCAGTACTGGCTGCACTACCGGATCCTCGACAATTGGGGTCTGAAGGAGATGGCGAAGACCTGGCGCAAGGAATCGATCGAGGAGATGGTCCATGCCGACCGCTTCACCGACCGGATCCTGTTCCTCGAAGGTTTCCCGAACATGCAGACGCTCGATGCGCTGCGGATCGGCGAAAACGTCAAGGAGGTCATCGAATGCGACCTCAAGGCCGAGATCGAGGCCCGTTCGCTCTACCAGGAAGCGGCCAGCTATTGCCGCGAGGTCGGCGACTACCCCTCCGAGGACCTGTTCAAAGCGCTGATGAAGGACGAGGAAGGCCATATCGACTTCCTCGAGACCCAGCTGGAACTGATCGGCCGCATCGGCATCGAACTCTACACCCAAAAGCATATCGGCCATCTCGACGAGGGCCACTGA
- a CDS encoding metal-dependent hydrolase family protein, whose translation MASTLFTQARIVDGTAAERSDPVSVLVEGGTIKEVGKTISSAKAKVIDLKGRTLMPGLIDAHVHVVAGVADLGKNAVLPDSLVTARSFVIMRDMLMRGFTTVRDVGGADFGLKQATEEGHFPTPRLVISGKALSQTGGHADFRGRYDDATTPVTRHRLGALGRICDGLDQVRRAAREEMKGGADFIKIMANGGCASPTDPIHFLGFSVSELEAIVEEAKMAGTYVSAHVYTDDAIRRCVEAGVHSLEHCNLIGPDTAKLAASRGAVAVPTLVTYDKLVSDGPKLGFPPDSVAKVDVVRSAGMESLAIMKKAGLTMAYGSDLLGEMHRYQSEEFVIRGRALPAHEVIASATHIAAKLLKLEGRIGTIAPGAHADLIVVDGDPLKDLSLLTRQGRHMPLIMKGGAFMKRASLS comes from the coding sequence ATGGCCAGCACGCTTTTCACCCAAGCCCGCATCGTCGACGGAACGGCCGCCGAGCGCAGCGATCCCGTCAGCGTGCTCGTCGAGGGCGGCACGATCAAGGAGGTCGGCAAGACCATCTCCTCAGCCAAGGCCAAGGTGATCGACCTCAAGGGCCGGACGCTGATGCCCGGCCTGATCGACGCCCATGTCCATGTCGTCGCCGGCGTCGCCGATCTCGGCAAGAACGCCGTGCTGCCGGATTCGCTCGTCACGGCCCGCTCCTTCGTGATCATGCGCGACATGCTGATGCGCGGCTTCACCACCGTGCGCGACGTCGGCGGCGCCGATTTCGGCCTGAAGCAGGCGACCGAGGAAGGCCATTTCCCGACGCCGCGGCTCGTCATCTCCGGCAAGGCACTGAGCCAGACCGGCGGCCACGCCGATTTCCGCGGCCGCTATGACGATGCGACGACCCCGGTGACGCGTCACCGGCTCGGCGCGCTCGGCCGCATCTGCGATGGGCTCGATCAGGTTCGCCGCGCCGCCCGGGAGGAGATGAAGGGCGGCGCCGACTTCATCAAGATCATGGCCAATGGCGGCTGCGCCTCGCCGACCGACCCGATCCATTTCCTCGGCTTCTCGGTGAGCGAGCTTGAGGCGATCGTCGAAGAGGCGAAGATGGCGGGAACCTACGTCTCCGCCCATGTCTACACCGACGACGCGATCCGCCGCTGCGTCGAGGCCGGCGTGCATTCGCTGGAGCATTGCAACCTGATCGGCCCCGACACAGCCAAGCTCGCAGCATCCAGGGGCGCGGTCGCCGTGCCGACGCTCGTTACCTACGACAAGCTCGTCAGCGACGGCCCCAAGCTCGGCTTCCCGCCGGACTCGGTCGCCAAGGTCGACGTCGTCCGCTCGGCCGGGATGGAGTCGCTGGCAATCATGAAGAAGGCCGGGCTGACCATGGCCTATGGCAGCGACCTGCTCGGCGAGATGCACCGCTACCAGTCCGAGGAGTTCGTCATCCGCGGCCGCGCTTTGCCGGCCCATGAGGTCATCGCCTCGGCCACCCATATCGCCGCCAAGCTGCTGAAGCTCGAAGGCAGGATCGGCACGATCGCGCCCGGCGCCCATGCCGACCTGATCGTCGTCGATGGCGACCCGCTGAAGGATCTCTCGCTACTGACCCGGCAGGGCCGGCACATGCCGCTGATCATGAAGGGCGGCGCCTTCATGAAGCGCGCTAGCTTGAGCTGA